The following are encoded in a window of Nibricoccus aquaticus genomic DNA:
- a CDS encoding DUF481 domain-containing protein, whose amino-acid sequence MSRLVLRLAATLATVCALLPHTLPAATELHLKNGDTLRGEHLKTENGLIHFKSPVLGTILIPAIDAKIINVPDTPVESLVGLPPAKSAAPAEKPSGSAPTAGTTQSAAAKNAPPAPKPKWKGKIEFGYQQQSGRRDMITGSLRVDAESAAKTANLLKASGRVLYGKQNNQVNSERYEASFRWRHELSERTFTQTLTSYFIDRVKHIDHNFEQNAGLGYRFLQRGRHILNAGLGGTGQYRETNGLPEDWIYLSEFFQDYSYKISGRLTLLQESGVLYSTKPILHGNVPAENYRFRFNTSLQGRVSERVSLNLRYEYEYDNSIANKTLRADQRVTSSIGYAL is encoded by the coding sequence ATGTCCCGCCTCGTCCTCCGTCTCGCCGCCACCCTCGCCACCGTCTGCGCCCTCCTCCCGCACACACTCCCGGCCGCGACCGAGCTGCATTTGAAAAATGGAGACACCCTCCGCGGCGAACACCTCAAAACTGAAAACGGCCTCATCCACTTCAAATCCCCCGTCCTCGGCACGATCCTCATTCCCGCGATCGACGCCAAAATCATCAACGTCCCCGACACCCCAGTCGAAAGCCTGGTCGGCCTCCCTCCCGCCAAGTCCGCCGCCCCTGCCGAAAAACCCTCCGGCTCCGCGCCCACCGCCGGCACCACCCAGTCCGCCGCCGCTAAAAACGCCCCGCCCGCCCCGAAACCAAAATGGAAGGGTAAGATCGAGTTCGGCTACCAGCAGCAATCCGGACGCCGCGACATGATCACCGGCTCCCTCCGCGTCGATGCTGAGAGCGCCGCCAAGACTGCCAACCTCCTCAAAGCCAGTGGCCGCGTCCTCTACGGAAAGCAAAATAACCAGGTCAACTCCGAGCGCTACGAAGCCTCCTTCCGCTGGCGCCACGAACTCAGCGAGCGCACCTTCACGCAGACGCTCACCAGCTACTTCATCGATCGCGTAAAACACATCGACCACAACTTCGAGCAAAACGCCGGCCTCGGCTACCGCTTCCTCCAGCGCGGCCGCCACATCCTCAACGCCGGCCTCGGCGGCACCGGCCAGTACCGCGAAACCAATGGCCTGCCCGAAGACTGGATCTACCTCAGCGAATTCTTCCAGGACTACTCCTACAAGATCAGCGGCCGCCTCACCCTCCTCCAGGAATCCGGTGTGCTCTACTCCACCAAGCCGATCCTCCACGGCAACGTGCCCGCGGAAAACTACCGCTTCCGCTTCAACACCTCCCTCCAGGGCCGCGTCAGCGAACGCGTGTCGTTGAATCTTCGCTACGAGTACGAGTACGACAACAGCATCGCCAATAAAACCCTCCGCGCCGATCAGCGCGTGACGAGCTCCATCGGCTACGCCCTCTGA
- a CDS encoding DUF2264 domain-containing protein, with protein sequence MSTFARNPLKTRDDVQRLVHELIEPVTAHFSPGRAQVMLGPNRALYGDPAGLLEGFARPLWGLASLAAGGGKFKHWDLWRTGIENGTNPAHPEYWGEPGDYDQRSVEMGAFGAGLALAPKELWEKLSKTTQARLVAWISRINGVQLVQSNWLFFRVLVNLGLRTRGQPWSAERVEADLAKLDTFYLGNGWYEDGARAAHLRDGRTGDYYVPMAFHFYALIYARVAGASDPVRASRYLERARLFAGDFVHYFSADGAALPFGRSLTYRFAQGAFWGALAFAPVEAMPWPVVKGLYLRHLRWWMRQPIFSETGLLTIGYAYPNLAMAESYNSSGSPYWAMKAFLPLALPESHPFWRAEEAPLPLRPVVKTLLGARLVAVTDPQTREVTAINPGQEVGDWPRHAPQKYSKFAYSTRFGFSVPVSSATPQEGGFDSMLALSDDGRRFRVREQCFDAQVKDGVAYSRWLPWADVEVQTWLIAAESSHVRVHRVRSARKLWSFEGGFAAGYVGRADSKREAREDGVAVVMTPFGRSWMRDLVAGGAGGVRKAVCVDLGVSSHVLFSLSVMPGLRGEHVAEEFWVACVAGGGAENADAGRGADFRVELEGGAACRVLRAGAAWWSLSEGGGCGESSEARLSALRMGV encoded by the coding sequence ATGTCTACCTTCGCCCGAAATCCCCTGAAAACCCGAGATGATGTGCAGCGTTTGGTGCATGAGCTGATCGAGCCTGTGACGGCGCATTTTTCGCCGGGGCGCGCGCAGGTGATGCTGGGGCCGAACCGGGCGCTGTACGGAGATCCGGCGGGATTGCTGGAAGGGTTTGCGCGTCCGCTGTGGGGACTCGCGTCGCTGGCGGCGGGCGGGGGGAAGTTCAAGCACTGGGATTTGTGGCGGACGGGGATCGAGAACGGGACAAATCCGGCGCATCCGGAATACTGGGGTGAACCGGGCGATTACGATCAACGAAGCGTGGAGATGGGGGCGTTTGGCGCGGGGCTGGCGCTTGCGCCGAAGGAGCTGTGGGAGAAGTTATCGAAGACGACGCAGGCGCGGCTGGTGGCGTGGATCTCGCGGATCAACGGCGTGCAGCTGGTGCAGAGCAACTGGCTATTTTTTCGCGTATTGGTGAATCTGGGACTGCGGACGCGCGGGCAGCCGTGGAGCGCGGAGCGGGTGGAGGCGGATCTGGCGAAGCTGGACACGTTTTACCTGGGCAATGGTTGGTACGAGGACGGAGCGCGGGCGGCGCATCTGCGCGATGGGCGGACGGGGGATTATTACGTGCCGATGGCGTTTCATTTCTACGCGCTGATCTATGCAAGGGTCGCGGGGGCGTCGGACCCGGTGCGGGCGTCGCGTTATCTGGAGCGGGCGCGGCTCTTCGCGGGGGACTTCGTGCATTATTTTTCGGCGGACGGAGCGGCGCTGCCGTTTGGGCGGAGCCTGACGTACCGGTTTGCGCAGGGAGCGTTTTGGGGCGCGCTGGCGTTTGCTCCGGTGGAAGCGATGCCGTGGCCGGTGGTGAAGGGGCTTTATCTGCGGCATCTGCGCTGGTGGATGCGGCAGCCGATTTTTTCGGAGACGGGGCTGCTCACGATTGGGTATGCTTATCCGAATCTGGCGATGGCAGAGAGCTACAACTCGTCGGGGTCGCCGTACTGGGCGATGAAGGCGTTTTTGCCGCTGGCGCTGCCGGAGAGTCATCCGTTCTGGCGGGCGGAGGAAGCGCCGCTGCCGCTGCGGCCGGTGGTGAAGACCCTCCTCGGGGCGCGGCTGGTGGCGGTGACCGATCCGCAAACTCGGGAAGTGACGGCGATCAACCCGGGGCAGGAAGTGGGCGACTGGCCGAGGCATGCGCCGCAGAAGTATTCGAAGTTCGCGTACTCGACGCGGTTTGGTTTCAGCGTGCCTGTGAGTTCGGCGACGCCGCAGGAAGGCGGGTTCGACTCGATGCTGGCGTTGAGCGATGACGGGCGGCGGTTTCGTGTGCGCGAGCAGTGTTTCGACGCGCAGGTGAAGGACGGGGTGGCTTATTCGCGGTGGCTGCCGTGGGCGGATGTGGAGGTGCAGACGTGGTTGATCGCGGCGGAGAGCAGTCATGTGCGCGTACACCGGGTGCGGAGCGCGCGGAAGCTGTGGAGTTTTGAGGGAGGATTCGCGGCGGGGTATGTGGGGCGGGCGGACTCGAAGCGGGAGGCGCGGGAGGATGGGGTGGCGGTGGTGATGACTCCGTTTGGGCGTTCGTGGATGCGCGATCTAGTCGCGGGTGGTGCCGGCGGAGTTCGCAAGGCGGTGTGCGTGGATCTCGGCGTGAGCAGTCATGTGTTGTTTTCGTTGTCGGTGATGCCAGGGCTCCGCGGCGAACATGTGGCGGAAGAGTTCTGGGTGGCGTGTGTGGCGGGTGGCGGAGCGGAGAATGCTGACGCGGGGCGCGGAGCGGATTTCCGCGTGGAGCTCGAGGGTGGCGCGGCCTGCCGGGTGTTGCGTGCGGGTGCGGCGTGGTGGTCGCTGTCGGAGGGCGGAGGCTGCGGTGAGTCGAGCGAGGCGCGGCTGTCGGCGCTGCGGATGGGCGTCTAG
- a CDS encoding rhomboid family intramembrane serine protease → MSLLQRLERRLEPFAITNLTLFIVIGQVFVLLTSMMNLIDVNLLTLVPALVQAGEWWRLFTFVFIPPASGYLFIAFALYLLYLYGSALEHFWGPLRYNLFLLTGWALTVGLSFITPYSIATNIFIGGAVFLAFAWVHPNFELLLFFVLPVKIKWLALLAWAGYAFQFFSGGLSAKLAVAAAVGNFLIFFGADLLRALRQQGRRNPAASLRRDDEKASATDARHTCSVCNRTDRTNPELDFRYASDDRCYCTDHLPSRQPTATSDKAAS, encoded by the coding sequence ATGTCTCTGTTGCAACGCCTGGAGCGCCGCCTCGAACCCTTCGCCATCACCAACCTCACGCTCTTCATCGTGATCGGCCAGGTCTTCGTGCTGCTCACATCGATGATGAACCTCATCGACGTGAACCTGCTCACACTCGTTCCCGCCCTCGTCCAGGCCGGCGAATGGTGGCGCCTCTTCACCTTCGTCTTCATCCCGCCCGCCTCCGGCTACCTCTTCATCGCCTTCGCCCTTTACCTGCTCTACCTCTACGGCAGCGCGCTCGAACACTTCTGGGGCCCCCTGCGCTACAACCTCTTCCTCCTAACCGGCTGGGCCCTCACCGTCGGCCTCTCCTTCATCACCCCCTACTCGATCGCCACCAACATCTTCATCGGCGGCGCCGTCTTCCTCGCCTTCGCCTGGGTGCATCCCAACTTTGAACTCCTGCTGTTCTTCGTCCTCCCCGTGAAAATCAAGTGGCTGGCCCTGCTCGCCTGGGCGGGCTACGCGTTCCAGTTTTTCAGCGGCGGCCTCTCCGCCAAACTCGCCGTCGCCGCCGCCGTCGGCAATTTCCTGATCTTCTTCGGCGCCGACCTCCTCCGCGCCCTCCGCCAGCAAGGCCGCCGCAACCCCGCCGCCTCCCTGCGCCGCGATGACGAAAAGGCCTCCGCCACCGACGCCCGCCACACCTGCTCCGTCTGTAACCGCACCGACCGCACCAATCCCGAACTCGATTTCCGCTACGCCTCCGACGACCGCTGCTACTGCACCGACCACCTGCCCAGCCGGCAACCAACCGCCACCAGCGACAAAGCCGCCTCCTGA
- the prmB gene encoding 50S ribosomal protein L3 N(5)-glutamine methyltransferase, whose translation MARAKKSPAPLTALPPTSQLATLRDWLAFAEDVYARASLALGQVATTAHDEALYLFLRTLDWPLDSDPRVLDQKLSPAQRIALREILARRAIERIPAGYLTREAFLGEHRFYVDERVIIPRSYFLELIPTLATYLPSNVTVKNAVDVCTGSGCLALLLAHEFPKAKVDAIDLSPAALEVAAINVKAHQLTRRVTLHKSDVFTSVPPVKYDILLSNPPYEPSALCDNLPVEFQKEPRMALDGGKDGLDIIRRLLIQARDRLQPHGIVVLEVGALQPAMNKEFKSLRLQWLETQDGSNCVCLIHAARLR comes from the coding sequence ATGGCCCGCGCGAAAAAATCTCCCGCCCCGCTCACCGCCCTTCCGCCCACGTCCCAACTCGCGACTCTCCGCGACTGGCTCGCCTTCGCCGAAGACGTTTACGCCCGCGCCTCCCTCGCCCTCGGCCAGGTTGCCACAACCGCCCACGACGAAGCCCTCTACCTTTTCCTCCGCACCCTCGACTGGCCGCTCGACAGCGACCCGCGCGTCCTCGACCAAAAACTCTCCCCCGCCCAGCGCATCGCCCTCCGCGAAATCCTCGCCCGCCGCGCCATCGAACGCATCCCCGCCGGCTACCTCACCCGCGAAGCCTTCCTCGGCGAACACCGTTTCTACGTAGACGAACGCGTCATCATCCCCCGCTCCTACTTCCTCGAACTCATCCCCACCCTCGCCACGTATCTGCCATCCAACGTCACCGTCAAAAACGCCGTCGATGTCTGCACCGGCTCCGGCTGCCTCGCCCTCCTCCTCGCCCACGAATTCCCCAAGGCTAAAGTGGACGCCATCGACCTCTCCCCCGCCGCCCTCGAAGTCGCCGCCATCAACGTCAAAGCCCACCAGCTCACCCGCCGCGTCACCCTCCACAAGAGCGACGTCTTCACCTCAGTTCCTCCGGTGAAGTACGACATCCTCCTCAGCAACCCGCCCTACGAACCCAGCGCCCTCTGCGACAACCTCCCCGTCGAGTTCCAGAAAGAACCCCGCATGGCTCTCGACGGCGGCAAAGACGGCCTCGACATCATCCGCCGCCTCCTCATCCAGGCCCGCGACCGCCTTCAACCCCACGGCATCGTCGTCCTCGAAGTCGGCGCCCTCCAGCCCGCGATGAACAAAGAATTCAAATCCCTCCGTCTCCAATGGCTGGAGACACAAGATGGCAGCAACTGCGTCTGCCTCATCCACGCCGCCCGCCTAAGGTAG